A genomic window from Nicotiana sylvestris chromosome 11, ASM39365v2, whole genome shotgun sequence includes:
- the LOC104236900 gene encoding extensin-2-like yields MTSIGKLGQLPLLVTAVVICFIASTVVADYSYGYTSPSPSYTSEKYYKSPSPSEYHVPIPYYKSHAPAKHYYKSPAPAKYYESPAPVKYYSSPSPVKYYKSPSPQYYKSPAPAKYYKSPAPSKSYYKSPSPAKYYKAPSPAKYYKSPSPAKYYKSPAPSKYYKSPAPQKYYKSPVYYKSPPPPTYYEKSPSYYKSPPPTPTYYE; encoded by the coding sequence ATGACAAGCATAGGGAAGCTGGGGCAATTGCCTTTGCTTGTAACTGCTGTGGTAATTTGCTTTATAGCCAGTACTGTTGTTGCTGATTACTCTTATGGGTATACTTCTCCCTCACCTTCTTACACCTCCGAGAAGTATTACAAATCACCATCTCCATCCGAGTATCATGTACCGATTCCTTACTATAAGTCACATGCTCCTGCAAAGCACTATTACAAGTCACCAGCTCCCGCAAAATACTACGAATCTCCAGCTCCCGTAAAATACTACAGTTCGCCATCTCCTGTAAAATACTACAAATCGCCATCTCCCCAGTACTACAAATCGCCAGCTCCCGCAAAATACTACAAGTCGCCAGCTCCTTCAAAGAGCTACTACAAGTCACCATCACCAGCAAAGTACTACAAAGCGCCATCACCTGCAAAGTATTACAAGTCACCATCCCCAGCAAAATACTACAAATCGCCTGCTCCCTCTAAATATTATAAGTCACCGGCACCACAAAAATATTACAAGTCCCCAGTTTACTATAAATCTCCACCACCACCAACTTATTATGAGAAATCACCTTCTTATTACAAGTCACCTCCACCTACTCCAACATACTATGAGTAA
- the LOC104217184 gene encoding extensin-1-like: MTSLGKLGQWPLLVTALAICFIASTVVADYSYGYASPSPSYTSKKYYKLPSLPKYPVPTPYYKSPAVAKNYYKSPVPAKYYKSPAPVKYYKSPAPAKYYKSPAPTKYYKSPAPTKFYKSPVPSKNYYKSPSPAKYYKSPSPIKYYKSPAPSKYYKSPEPTKYYKSPIYKSPPPPTYYEKSPSYYKSPPPPPKYYEQSPYYKSPPPPPKYYEQSPSSYKSPPPPYYKESTPSYKSPPPPPTYYEPSPISYNLPSLPKTYEKSPSYYPPPPSENYYKQTPTYASPPPPEKYEQSAIYASPPPPSASPPPTYY; encoded by the coding sequence ATGACAAGCTTAGGGAAATTGGGGCAATGGCCTTTACTTGTAACTGCTTTGGCAATTTGCTTTATAGCTAGCACTGTTGTTGCTGATTACTCTTATGGGTATGCTTCTCCCTCACCTTCTTACACCTCTAAGAAGTATTACAAATTACCATCTCTACCCAAGTACCCAGTACCTACTCCTTACTATAAGTCGCCTGCTGTTGCAAAGAACTACTATAAGTCACCAGTTCCCGCAAAATATTACAAGTCGCCAGCTCCCGTAAAATATTACAAGTCGCCAGCTCCCGCAAAATACTACAAATCGCCAGCTCCCACAAAATACTACAAGTCGCCAGCTCCAACAAAATTCTACAAATCACCAGTTCCTTCAAAGAACTACTACAAGTCGCCATCACCTGCAAAGTACTACAAGTCACCATCTCCAATAAAATATTACAAATCGCCTGCTCCCTCTAAATACTATAAGTCACCAGAACCAACAAAATATTACAAGTCCCCAATTTATAAGTCTCCACCACCACCAACTTATTATGAAAAATCACCTTCGTATTACAAGTCACCTCCACCTCCTCCAAAATACTATGAGCAATCACCTTATTATAAGTCACCTCCACCCCCACCAAAATACTATGAGCAATCACCATCTTCTTATAAATCTCCACCTCCACCATACTATAAAGAATCTACGCCTTCCTATAAATCTCCTCCACCTCCACCAACATACTACGAGCCATCACCTATAAGTTACAACTTGCCGTCTCTACCAAAAACCTATGAAAAATCACCATCTTATTACCCACCTCCACCATCCGAAAATTATTACAAGCAAACTCCTACTTATGCCTCACCTCCACCGCCTGAGAAGTACGAGCAATCCGCTATCTATGCTTCACCTCCACCCCCATCAGCATCTCCTCCGCCAACCTACTACTAA
- the LOC138881932 gene encoding uncharacterized mitochondrial protein AtMg01250-like, with protein sequence MIGTANATMPAIQPDIMTKGPILTISQQKVLSRAFTKEEVYQVLIGLNFPKVFVKWLMVCVQTVSCSIIVNGRATAPFTAERCVRQDDPLSPYLFVIAMEYLTRLLKTLKDNPNFNYHPWSAKLNLVQLRFADDLLLFCRCDVISAKLLYACFESFSKASGLVANQGKSSIYFGGVSSSTQ encoded by the exons ATGATAGGGACTGCCAATGCAACAATGCCTGCCATCCAGCCTGACATAATGACCAAAGGTCCTATACTTACCATAAGCCAACAAAAAGTACTTAGCAGAGCATTCACCAAGGAAGAAGTATACCAG GTTCTTATTGGGCTGAACTTTCCTAAAGTTTTTGTGAAATGGCTTATGGTATGTGTTCAAACGGTCTCATGCTCCATTATAGTTAATGGTAGGGCAACTGCACCCTTTACTGCAGAAAGATGTGTGAGACAGGATGATCCCCTATCCCCATATCTCTTTGTCATAGCAATGGAATACCTTACTAGACTTCTGAAGACTCTGAAGGACAATCCAAATTTCAACTACCATCCCTGGTCTGCCAAACTAAATCTAGTGCAGTTAAGATTTGCAGATGACCTACTGCTATTCTGCAGATGTGATGTGATCTCTGCTAAGCTGCTATATGCATGCTTTGAAAGCTTCTCTAAGGCATCTGGACTAGTTGCTAACCAAGGGAAGAGCTCTATTTACTTTGGAGGGGTCTCATCATCTACGCAGTAG
- the LOC138881933 gene encoding uncharacterized protein, producing MVEAGMTELQTIGRSYTWSNNHTYSSIDRAIVNSIWMTTMPPLSVQVMDPIFSDHSPHSIELGRSGSRCKRAFRFMNCIAEHSNFISVVEESWSQTNTAQYIEDIWDKLKHVKTAIKELNIKDFVGVIERLKDNQEDMRITNHPHELFEAEKELRIHLKSGT from the coding sequence ATGGTTGAAGCTGGGATGACAGAACTACAGACAATAGGAAGATCCTACACATGGAGCAATAACCACACATATAGTAGTATTGACAGAGCCATAGTAAATTCAATATGGATGACTACAATGCCACCTCTATCGGTGCAAGTGATGGACCCAATTTTCTCAGATCATTCACCACATAGCATTGAACTGGGCAGATCAGGAAGTAGATGCAAGAGGGCTTTTAGGTTTATGAATTGTATAGCAGAGCACTCTAACTTCATCAGTGTGGTAGAGGAAAGCTGGAGCCAAACCAATACTGCACAATATATAGAGGATATATGGGATAAATTAAAACATGTCAAGACTGCTATCAAAGAACTGAATATTAAAGATTTTGTTGGGGTTATAGAAAGACTAAAGGACAATCAAGAGGATATGAGAATTACAAATCACCCACATGAACTCTTTGAAGCAGAGAAGGAATTGAGGATACACTTGAAAAGTGGGACCTAA